One Parageobacillus sp. KH3-4 genomic region harbors:
- the folE gene encoding GTP cyclohydrolase I FolE — translation MSHVNYEQIEYAVRLILEAIGEDPNREGLVDTPKRVAKMYAEVFSGLHEDPKQYFQTVFNEDHEELVLVKDIPFYSMCEHHLVPFFGVAHVAYIPRGGKVTGLSKLARAVEAVARRPQLQERITATVADSIMETLDPYGVMVVVEAEHMCMTMRGVKKPGAKTVTTAVRGSFETDQTARAEVLSLIKG, via the coding sequence ATGTCACACGTGAATTATGAACAAATTGAATATGCCGTTCGCTTAATTTTAGAGGCAATTGGCGAAGATCCGAACCGTGAAGGATTAGTCGACACACCAAAACGAGTCGCAAAGATGTACGCGGAAGTATTTTCCGGGTTACATGAAGATCCGAAGCAGTATTTTCAAACTGTGTTCAATGAAGACCATGAGGAGTTAGTGCTTGTCAAAGATATTCCGTTTTACTCTATGTGCGAGCATCATTTGGTCCCGTTTTTCGGCGTCGCGCATGTTGCCTATATTCCTCGTGGCGGAAAAGTTACAGGATTAAGTAAGCTGGCACGAGCGGTGGAGGCGGTGGCCCGCCGTCCGCAATTGCAGGAGCGCATTACGGCGACCGTTGCCGATTCGATTATGGAAACGTTAGATCCATATGGGGTAATGGTAGTGGTCGAAGCAGAACATATGTGCATGACGATGCGCGGCGTGAAAAAGCCGGGAGCCAAAACGGTGACAACAGCGGTGAGAGGGTCGTTTGAAACCGACCAAACTGCCCGCGCGGAAGTGCTTTCCCTCATAAAAGGATAA
- the mtrB gene encoding trp RNA-binding attenuation protein MtrB: protein MHINSDYVVIKALEDGVNVIGLTRGADTRFHHSEKLDKGEVLIAQFTEHTSAIKVRGKAHIQTRHGEIESEGKK from the coding sequence ATGCATATCAACAGCGATTATGTCGTCATTAAAGCGCTGGAAGATGGTGTGAACGTCATTGGGTTAACGAGAGGAGCGGATACACGTTTTCATCATTCGGAAAAGCTGGATAAAGGGGAAGTGTTAATCGCTCAATTCACCGAACATACATCGGCGATTAAGGTAAGAGGAAAAGCGCATATTCAGACGAGACATGGCGAAATCGAATCGGAAGGAAAAAAGTAA
- a CDS encoding heptaprenyl diphosphate synthase component 1, whose translation MIILKNIMKKITTLKEQIERFLHHSYLFQHISTRPIDEDRILLSLSMLEDVKISPEKADNYIIPMMLVQIALDTHDEVTNSASSREDDDLKTRQLVVLAGDLYSGLYYDYLAKRNEISMIRLFAEAIKEINEHKIRLYQKDVERIETLFDSVGTIESALICKMGEYFSAPLWASFSHDYLLLKRLNMEKEAFIHSGSSALFEQMANIVFPKTKAVTKEQKHYLLHICNRYIDHCKEKLLKMKLEVNEMLQVRISELTGGFSAVAKKTVEEG comes from the coding sequence GTGATTATATTGAAAAACATCATGAAAAAAATTACGACGCTAAAAGAACAAATCGAACGATTTCTTCACCATTCCTATTTGTTTCAGCATATATCAACAAGGCCGATCGATGAAGATCGCATTTTGCTGTCGTTATCCATGTTAGAAGATGTGAAAATTTCCCCAGAGAAAGCGGACAATTATATTATCCCGATGATGCTTGTGCAAATCGCCCTTGATACCCATGACGAAGTGACGAATTCTGCTTCCAGCCGCGAAGATGATGATTTAAAAACGCGGCAATTAGTTGTGCTTGCAGGGGATTTATATAGTGGCTTATATTACGATTACTTAGCAAAGCGGAATGAAATTTCGATGATCCGTCTGTTTGCGGAAGCGATTAAAGAGATTAATGAGCACAAAATTCGATTGTATCAAAAAGATGTGGAGCGAATTGAAACGTTGTTTGACAGCGTTGGAACGATTGAGTCAGCATTGATTTGCAAAATGGGGGAATATTTTTCTGCCCCGTTATGGGCAAGCTTTTCGCATGATTATTTGCTGTTGAAACGGTTAAACATGGAAAAAGAAGCGTTCATCCATTCCGGTTCTTCTGCTTTGTTTGAGCAGATGGCAAATATCGTATTTCCAAAAACAAAAGCGGTGACGAAGGAGCAGAAACATTATTTGCTCCACATTTGCAATCGGTATATTGACCATTGCAAAGAAAAATTGCTAAAAATGAAATTGGAAGTCAATGAGATGTTGCAAGTCCGCATTTCCGAGTTAACTGGCGGTTTTTCAGCCGTCGCAAAAAAGACGGTGGAAGAAGGGTAG
- the menG gene encoding demethylmenaquinone methyltransferase, with product MYQSKEERVHHVFEKIYKHYDRMNSVISFRRHLKWRKDTMKRMNVQQGRKALDVCCGTADWTIALAEAVGPSGEVYGLDFSKNMLRVGEQKIKERQLTNVKLIHGNAMNLPFPDNTFDYVTIGFGLRNVPDYMAVLKEMHRVVKPGGKVVCLETSQPTLIGFRQLYYFYFRFIMPLFGKLFAKSYEEYSWLQESARDFPGRDELAEMFRAAGFVDIEVKPYTFGVAAMHLGYKR from the coding sequence ATGTATCAATCAAAAGAAGAACGGGTCCATCATGTGTTTGAGAAAATTTACAAACATTACGACCGCATGAATTCGGTCATTAGTTTCCGGCGCCACTTGAAATGGCGCAAAGATACGATGAAGCGAATGAATGTACAGCAAGGAAGAAAGGCGCTTGACGTTTGCTGTGGCACGGCCGATTGGACGATTGCGCTTGCGGAGGCCGTCGGTCCAAGCGGCGAAGTATACGGACTTGATTTCAGCAAAAATATGCTGCGAGTTGGAGAACAAAAAATAAAAGAACGCCAGTTGACAAATGTAAAACTGATTCATGGCAATGCAATGAACTTGCCGTTTCCCGACAATACGTTTGATTATGTGACGATTGGCTTCGGTTTGCGCAATGTGCCTGACTATATGGCAGTGCTAAAAGAAATGCACCGCGTCGTAAAACCAGGCGGCAAAGTCGTTTGTCTTGAAACATCGCAGCCGACATTAATTGGATTTCGCCAGTTGTACTATTTTTACTTTCGCTTTATTATGCCTTTGTTTGGAAAATTGTTTGCGAAAAGTTATGAAGAATATTCGTGGCTTCAAGAATCGGCGCGTGATTTTCCTGGAAGGGATGAACTTGCAGAGATGTTCCGCGCTGCCGGCTTTGTCGATATTGAAGTGAAGCCGTACACATTTGGAGTTGCTGCGATGCACTTAGGCTATAAACGATAA
- the hepT gene encoding heptaprenyl diphosphate synthase component II, whose product MKLKAMYSFLNADLRAVEKELEETVRSDYAQLSEAALHLLQAGGKRIRPVFVLLAAKFGTYDIERVKHVAVALELIHMASLVHDDVIDDAELRRGRKTIKAKWSNRFAMYAGDYMFARSLELMTRLENPLAHRILANTIVEVCRGEIEQIKDKYRFDQSLRCYLRRIKRKTALLIAASCQLGAIAANAAKEVADRLYLFGYYVGMSFQITDDILDFTGTEAQLGKPAGSDLLQGNVTLPVLFAMEDERARERITAVHPKTTPDEMKEIIALIKQTDAIEKSYALSDRYLQKAFRVLETLPKNKARSTLYDIAKYIGKRDS is encoded by the coding sequence ATGAAATTAAAAGCGATGTATTCGTTTTTGAATGCGGATTTACGTGCTGTGGAAAAAGAATTAGAAGAAACGGTCCGATCCGATTATGCGCAGTTGAGCGAAGCTGCGTTACATTTGTTACAAGCGGGCGGAAAGCGGATCCGTCCCGTTTTTGTATTGCTTGCCGCGAAATTCGGCACGTATGATATTGAACGGGTTAAACATGTGGCGGTGGCGTTAGAGTTAATCCATATGGCTTCTCTCGTTCATGATGACGTGATCGATGATGCAGAGCTGCGGAGAGGAAGAAAAACGATTAAGGCAAAATGGAGCAATCGGTTTGCCATGTATGCCGGCGACTATATGTTTGCCCGCTCTCTTGAATTGATGACGCGCCTTGAAAATCCGCTTGCCCACCGCATTTTGGCGAATACAATTGTCGAGGTATGCCGCGGTGAAATTGAACAAATTAAAGATAAATATCGTTTTGATCAAAGTCTTCGTTGTTACTTGCGGCGCATCAAACGAAAAACCGCGCTGTTGATCGCGGCAAGCTGCCAGCTCGGAGCAATTGCCGCAAACGCGGCAAAGGAGGTGGCGGATCGCCTCTATTTGTTCGGGTATTATGTTGGCATGTCGTTTCAAATTACGGATGATATTCTCGATTTTACCGGTACAGAAGCGCAGCTTGGCAAACCGGCGGGGAGCGATCTATTGCAAGGAAATGTCACGCTCCCTGTGTTATTCGCAATGGAGGATGAAAGGGCAAGAGAGAGGATTACCGCTGTCCATCCGAAGACGACGCCGGACGAAATGAAGGAAATTATTGCGTTGATCAAACAAACTGATGCGATTGAAAAATCGTACGCGCTTAGCGATCGGTATTTGCAAAAAGCGTTTCGTGTATTAGAAACGTTGCCGAAAAATAAAGCGCGTTCTACATTGTATGACATCGCAAAATATATCGGAAAAAGGGATTCTTAA
- the ndk gene encoding nucleoside-diphosphate kinase, which produces MERTFIMVKPDGVQRNLIGEIVARFEKKGFQLVGAKLMQVSRELAEQHYAEHKERPFFGELVDFITSGPVFAMVWEGENVIATARQMMGKTNPQEAAPGTIRGDYGLTVGKNVIHGSDSPESAEREIRLFFKEEELVDYSKLMNQWIY; this is translated from the coding sequence ATGGAAAGAACGTTTATCATGGTCAAGCCTGACGGGGTTCAGCGCAACTTGATCGGCGAGATTGTTGCTCGTTTTGAGAAAAAAGGTTTTCAGCTTGTTGGTGCAAAACTAATGCAAGTATCCCGTGAATTGGCTGAACAGCATTACGCGGAACATAAGGAACGCCCGTTTTTCGGGGAGCTTGTGGACTTTATTACGTCAGGTCCGGTGTTTGCCATGGTGTGGGAAGGCGAAAACGTGATTGCGACGGCCAGACAAATGATGGGAAAAACAAACCCGCAGGAAGCGGCGCCTGGTACGATTCGCGGCGATTATGGCTTGACTGTCGGGAAAAACGTCATTCACGGTTCGGACTCCCCGGAAAGCGCTGAACGGGAAATTCGTTTATTTTTCAAAGAAGAGGAGCTTGTCGATTATTCGAAATTAATGAACCAATGGATATATTAA
- a CDS encoding protein-glutamate O-methyltransferase CheR, translated as MNDYQQFIENIKRKTGIDLSQYKEAQMKRRLTSLYEKRGLKNFQQFFQAMEKDEALFHEFLDRMTINVSEFYRNAKRWEVLEKKILPKLLEQNRRLKIWSAACSTGEEPYTLAMIVSKLVPLAHVSILATDIDENAIARAKIGMYTERSLQEMPEEMKKKFFTKEGMHYKIDEKIKRAVTFKKHNLLADPFERQFDLIVCRNVLIYFTEEAKARLYYKFNQALRPGGILFVGSTEQIFNPGLYGFEMEDTFFYRKIN; from the coding sequence ATGAACGATTACCAACAGTTTATTGAGAATATCAAGCGAAAAACAGGCATTGATCTTTCGCAATATAAAGAGGCGCAAATGAAAAGGCGCTTAACGTCGCTCTATGAAAAAAGAGGGCTAAAAAACTTTCAGCAATTTTTTCAAGCAATGGAAAAAGATGAAGCACTATTTCATGAATTTCTTGACCGAATGACGATTAACGTGTCGGAATTTTATCGAAATGCAAAACGGTGGGAAGTGCTTGAAAAAAAAATTTTGCCGAAACTTCTCGAGCAGAACCGCCGTTTAAAAATATGGAGCGCCGCATGCTCTACCGGGGAAGAGCCTTATACGTTGGCGATGATTGTATCGAAATTGGTGCCGCTCGCCCATGTTTCGATTTTAGCGACTGATATCGATGAAAACGCGATCGCCCGTGCGAAAATAGGGATGTATACGGAACGGTCGCTGCAAGAAATGCCGGAAGAAATGAAAAAGAAGTTTTTTACGAAAGAAGGGATGCATTATAAAATCGACGAAAAGATAAAAAGAGCGGTGACGTTTAAAAAGCACAACTTGCTCGCCGATCCGTTTGAACGCCAATTCGATTTGATTGTCTGTCGCAACGTGCTTATTTATTTTACAGAAGAGGCGAAAGCACGGCTTTACTATAAATTTAACCAAGCGCTGCGGCCAGGCGGAATCCTATTTGTCGGCAGCACGGAACAAATTTTTAACCCGGGCTTGTACGGTTTTGAAATGGAAGACACGTTTTTTTACCGCAAAATCAATTAG
- the aroC gene encoding chorismate synthase → MRYLTAGESHGPQLTTILEGVPAGLTLLAEHINKELARRQKGYGRGRRMQIEKDEVKIFSGVRHGKTLGSPITLVVENRDWKHWKNIMSIEPIDQTEEVKRKVTRPRPGHADLNGALKYGHRDMRNVLERSSARETTVRVAAGAVAKRILEELGIRVAGHVIEIGGVRAERLDYHSLEELQQVTEESPVRCFDEKAAVKMMEAIDEAKKNGDSIGGIVEVIVEGVPAGVGSHVHYDRKLDAKIAAAIVSINAFKGVEFGIGFEAARRPGSEVHDEIIWSEETGFMRRTNRAGGFEGGMTTGMPIVVRGVMKPIPTLYKPLQSVDIETKEPFTASIERSDSCAVPAASVVAEAVVAWEVASAIVDQFGQDRMDLIKENVEKMRRYAKGF, encoded by the coding sequence ATGAGATATTTAACAGCAGGTGAATCACACGGACCGCAGTTAACGACGATTTTGGAGGGGGTGCCGGCAGGGCTGACGCTGCTTGCCGAACATATTAATAAAGAGCTGGCAAGAAGGCAAAAAGGATACGGCCGCGGCCGGCGGATGCAAATTGAAAAAGATGAAGTGAAGATTTTCAGCGGCGTCCGCCATGGAAAAACGTTAGGTTCCCCGATTACGCTTGTCGTCGAAAACCGCGATTGGAAACATTGGAAGAACATTATGTCGATTGAGCCAATCGATCAGACCGAAGAAGTAAAACGGAAAGTGACGCGGCCTCGCCCAGGCCATGCCGATTTAAACGGCGCGTTAAAATACGGGCACCGTGACATGCGCAACGTATTAGAACGTTCATCAGCGCGGGAAACGACGGTACGAGTCGCGGCCGGAGCGGTGGCAAAACGAATTTTAGAAGAGCTTGGCATTCGCGTTGCCGGACATGTGATAGAAATTGGCGGGGTCCGCGCGGAGCGCCTTGATTATCATTCGCTTGAGGAATTGCAGCAAGTGACGGAAGAGTCGCCGGTGCGCTGTTTTGACGAAAAAGCAGCGGTCAAAATGATGGAAGCGATTGACGAAGCGAAGAAAAACGGTGACTCGATCGGCGGCATTGTCGAGGTGATTGTGGAAGGCGTCCCTGCCGGGGTTGGCAGCCATGTTCATTACGATCGGAAACTTGATGCGAAAATTGCCGCGGCGATTGTTAGCATTAATGCGTTTAAGGGCGTCGAATTTGGCATCGGCTTTGAAGCGGCGCGGCGTCCGGGAAGCGAAGTGCATGATGAAATTATTTGGAGCGAAGAAACAGGATTTATGCGGCGGACAAACCGCGCCGGTGGATTTGAAGGCGGAATGACAACTGGGATGCCGATTGTCGTGCGCGGGGTGATGAAGCCGATTCCGACGTTGTACAAACCGCTGCAAAGCGTGGATATTGAAACGAAAGAGCCGTTTACGGCAAGCATCGAGCGTTCTGACAGCTGCGCAGTACCGGCGGCAAGCGTTGTTGCGGAAGCGGTCGTTGCCTGGGAAGTTGCTTCGGCAATCGTCGATCAGTTCGGCCAAGACCGAATGGATCTCATTAAAGAAAATGTCGAAAAAATGCGCCGTTACGCAAAGGGGTTTTAA
- the aroB gene encoding 3-dehydroquinate synthase — MERIWIETKTKQYPLFLGEGVIESLPDILRQLSFSKGTKVLIITDQTLERLYLSRLRALLDDDYDVYTHVIPGGEEAKSFEQYYACQTTALQRGLDRKSLILAFGGGVVGDLAGFVAATYMRGIRYIQIPTTLLAHDSAVGGKVAINHPLGKNMIGAFYQPEAVVYDIAFLRSLPEKELRSGFAEVIKHALIRDRGFYEWLRQEVRELADLKGERLQYCIKKGIEVKASIVREDEKEAGVRAHLNFGHTLGHAIENELGYGAITHGDAVAIGMLFAIFVSERVYGVSFDDYRFSSWFRTYGFPVSIPQQLQVNRLLSKMKGDKKARAGTVRMVLLKDIGAVEVTSLDDETLLALLGEFSQREEGKNDGENDPRDSWCHYR, encoded by the coding sequence ATGGAACGAATTTGGATCGAGACGAAAACAAAACAATATCCGTTGTTTCTCGGCGAAGGAGTCATTGAATCTTTACCGGATATTCTCCGCCAACTGTCCTTTTCCAAAGGGACGAAAGTGCTTATTATTACCGATCAAACGTTAGAGCGTTTGTATTTGTCGAGGCTTCGCGCGTTGCTCGACGATGACTATGATGTGTATACGCATGTCATACCGGGCGGGGAAGAAGCGAAATCGTTTGAACAATATTACGCGTGCCAAACGACTGCGCTTCAACGCGGGCTTGACCGCAAGTCGCTTATTCTTGCCTTCGGCGGCGGCGTCGTTGGCGATTTAGCTGGATTTGTAGCCGCCACGTATATGCGCGGCATTCGATATATTCAAATACCGACGACGCTTCTCGCGCATGACAGCGCCGTCGGCGGCAAAGTAGCGATTAATCATCCGCTCGGCAAAAACATGATTGGAGCGTTTTATCAACCGGAGGCGGTTGTTTATGACATCGCTTTTTTGCGTTCTCTGCCGGAAAAAGAACTGCGCTCCGGTTTTGCCGAAGTCATCAAGCACGCGCTCATTCGCGACCGCGGCTTTTATGAATGGCTTCGGCAAGAAGTTCGCGAGCTTGCCGACTTAAAAGGAGAACGATTGCAATATTGCATTAAGAAAGGAATCGAAGTGAAAGCGAGCATTGTGCGGGAAGACGAAAAAGAGGCAGGAGTTCGCGCGCATTTAAATTTTGGGCATACGCTTGGGCACGCGATTGAAAACGAGCTTGGCTATGGAGCGATAACGCATGGCGATGCCGTAGCAATTGGGATGCTGTTTGCAATTTTTGTCAGCGAACGAGTATATGGAGTGTCGTTTGACGACTATCGTTTTTCTTCTTGGTTCCGTACATACGGATTTCCTGTTTCTATTCCGCAACAACTGCAAGTAAATCGCCTCCTTTCAAAAATGAAAGGAGACAAAAAAGCAAGAGCGGGAACCGTCCGTATGGTGCTTTTGAAAGACATTGGCGCGGTGGAAGTAACGTCGCTTGACGATGAAACGCTGCTCGCGCTGCTTGGCGAATTTTCGCAGCGGGAGGAGGGGAAAAATGACGGAGAGAATGATCCGCGGGATTCGTGGTGCCATTACCGTTGA
- the aroH gene encoding chorismate mutase: protein MIRGIRGAITVERNEAEEIVNATETLLKEMIRANGVAASDVSFVLISVTEDITAAFPAQALRRLEGWTYVPVMCMREIPVPHSLPRCIRVMMTVHTAKKQEEISHIYLRDAVALRPDLLTKKTEI from the coding sequence ATGATCCGCGGGATTCGTGGTGCCATTACCGTTGAGCGCAATGAAGCGGAGGAAATTGTCAATGCAACGGAAACATTGCTGAAGGAAATGATCCGTGCCAATGGTGTAGCGGCAAGCGATGTATCGTTCGTTCTTATTTCCGTTACCGAGGATATTACGGCGGCGTTTCCGGCGCAAGCGCTGCGCCGCTTAGAAGGATGGACGTACGTTCCGGTTATGTGCATGCGGGAAATTCCTGTTCCTCATTCACTGCCGCGTTGCATACGCGTGATGATGACCGTCCATACAGCGAAAAAGCAAGAAGAAATTTCTCATATTTATTTGCGGGATGCTGTTGCATTGCGCCCGGATTTGTTGACAAAAAAAACAGAAATATAA
- the trpE gene encoding anthranilate synthase component I: MKNCTITTFLKDATHFQTIPIVRRFFADVFEPLKIFENLQDEAVFLLESKDDSSPWARYSFIGLSPFLTIESETGRSFSVMDEHGKEIMKASSLKDAFLFIEKQLRVKRLTDEIPFVGGAVGFLGYDFISAIEKVPMHPNRDIPMKTGYFTICESLIAFDHHKREMVFIHYVRLSDKDQEETKKKKYEEGVKRMEALMKKAASGRAEPLLLLRGDDEETNVSFQGVISNYDKASFMRDVEKIKDYIVSGDIFQAVLSQRFAVPVQVNGFQIYRMLRHINPSPYMFYFRVDNVEIVGSSPEKLIQVYDRHVEIHPIAGTRRRGRSAEEDDRLQKELYDDPKERAEHYMLVDLARNDIGKVAEYGTVETPVLMEIGKFSHVMHLISKVTGVLKTGVHPIDALLAAFPAGTVSGAPKVRAMQILQELEPTARNLYAGTIAYIGFDGNIDSCIAIRTAIVKDGYAYVQAGAGIVADSVPELEWKETRNKASALIKAIERAEQLFVKGENIYV; the protein is encoded by the coding sequence TTGAAAAACTGCACGATCACCACTTTTTTAAAAGACGCGACTCATTTCCAGACGATTCCGATTGTGCGCCGCTTTTTTGCGGATGTGTTCGAGCCGCTGAAGATCTTTGAAAATTTGCAAGACGAAGCAGTATTTTTGCTCGAAAGCAAAGATGATTCATCGCCGTGGGCGCGCTATTCCTTTATTGGCTTATCACCTTTTTTGACGATTGAAAGCGAAACAGGCCGTTCATTTTCGGTGATGGATGAGCATGGCAAAGAAATCATGAAAGCTTCTTCGCTCAAGGATGCGTTTTTGTTTATCGAAAAACAGCTTCGCGTCAAGCGGCTTACCGATGAAATTCCATTTGTTGGCGGCGCGGTCGGTTTTTTAGGATACGATTTTATTTCCGCAATCGAAAAAGTCCCAATGCATCCCAATCGCGATATTCCGATGAAAACAGGCTATTTTACGATTTGCGAATCACTGATCGCGTTTGACCATCATAAGCGGGAAATGGTGTTTATTCATTATGTCCGCTTGTCCGATAAGGACCAAGAGGAAACGAAAAAGAAAAAATACGAAGAAGGGGTCAAGCGGATGGAAGCGTTAATGAAAAAGGCGGCGAGCGGACGGGCAGAGCCGTTGTTATTGCTTCGCGGCGACGACGAGGAAACGAATGTTTCCTTTCAGGGCGTTATATCCAATTATGACAAAGCGTCATTTATGAGGGATGTCGAAAAAATCAAAGACTATATCGTTAGCGGCGATATTTTTCAGGCAGTATTATCGCAGCGGTTTGCCGTCCCGGTCCAAGTGAACGGTTTTCAAATATATCGCATGTTGCGCCATATTAATCCGTCACCATATATGTTTTATTTTCGCGTCGATAATGTAGAAATTGTCGGAAGTTCTCCGGAAAAACTCATTCAAGTTTATGACCGCCATGTGGAAATTCATCCGATCGCCGGGACGAGAAGAAGGGGGCGGTCGGCGGAAGAAGATGATCGTCTGCAAAAGGAGCTTTACGATGATCCGAAAGAGAGAGCGGAACATTACATGTTGGTAGATTTAGCCCGCAACGACATCGGAAAAGTCGCGGAATATGGCACTGTCGAAACGCCGGTGTTAATGGAAATCGGGAAATTTTCTCATGTTATGCATCTAATTTCGAAAGTAACCGGCGTGTTAAAAACAGGGGTTCATCCGATTGATGCGCTGCTGGCGGCGTTCCCGGCAGGAACGGTAAGCGGGGCGCCAAAAGTGAGAGCGATGCAAATTTTGCAAGAGCTGGAGCCGACGGCGAGAAATTTATACGCCGGCACAATCGCCTATATCGGTTTTGATGGCAATATTGATTCATGCATCGCGATTCGGACGGCGATTGTCAAAGACGGTTATGCTTATGTGCAAGCGGGCGCGGGGATTGTCGCCGATTCCGTTCCTGAATTGGAATGGAAGGAAACGCGCAATAAAGCGAGCGCCTTAATTAAAGCGATTGAACGTGCCGAGCAACTGTTTGTGAAGGGGGAGAATATATATGTTTAA
- the trpD gene encoding anthranilate phosphoribosyltransferase has translation MFKQLLAKCVEGYTLTEEEAYEAMTAIMSGEATASQIASFLSILRLRGETVDELTGLVKAMRNQMMTLDYEEEVIDTCGTGGDEAATFNISTAAAIVVSSLGVKVAKHGNRAVSSKSGSADVLEALHIDIQATPEEAKQALKTKGLAFLFAPLYHSAMKYAALPRKEIGFRTVFNLIGPLANPARCKRQVIGVYSTSYAEKLAETLHRLGSEHVLFVTGKDGLDECSISAETDVVELKNGEIRRFVLAPEQYGLKRGKLEHIQVRTVQQSAELLKAVMEGKANESATNIVIFNAGVALYVAGKAATIREGVEMAKEAVMTKKAYEQFERLRMKEVEKYA, from the coding sequence ATGTTTAAACAACTTCTTGCCAAATGTGTCGAAGGATATACATTGACGGAAGAAGAGGCGTATGAGGCGATGACGGCGATTATGTCGGGAGAAGCAACGGCCAGTCAAATTGCCAGCTTCTTGTCGATTTTGCGGTTGCGCGGGGAAACGGTTGACGAACTAACAGGATTGGTGAAAGCGATGCGCAATCAGATGATGACGCTCGATTATGAAGAAGAAGTGATCGACACGTGCGGAACGGGCGGAGACGAAGCAGCGACGTTCAACATTTCTACTGCGGCGGCGATCGTCGTATCATCGCTTGGCGTCAAAGTAGCTAAACACGGCAATCGCGCGGTTTCCTCGAAAAGCGGAAGCGCGGACGTGTTAGAGGCGCTTCACATCGATATTCAAGCGACGCCGGAAGAAGCGAAACAAGCGTTAAAAACAAAAGGATTGGCTTTTTTATTCGCGCCGCTTTACCATTCAGCGATGAAATATGCCGCATTGCCGCGCAAAGAAATTGGTTTTCGCACCGTTTTCAATTTAATTGGCCCGCTGGCGAACCCGGCGCGGTGCAAGCGGCAAGTAATCGGCGTTTATTCTACAAGCTACGCGGAAAAGCTCGCGGAAACTCTTCACCGGCTCGGTTCGGAACACGTTTTATTTGTCACTGGAAAAGATGGGCTGGATGAATGCAGCATTTCGGCAGAAACGGACGTTGTCGAGTTGAAAAATGGGGAAATTCGCCGTTTTGTTCTCGCGCCGGAACAATATGGGCTCAAGCGCGGGAAATTAGAACATATTCAAGTCCGCACGGTGCAACAAAGCGCCGAACTGCTAAAGGCGGTCATGGAAGGAAAAGCGAATGAAAGCGCGACTAACATCGTCATCTTTAACGCCGGCGTAGCGCTATATGTGGCAGGAAAAGCGGCGACGATTCGCGAAGGGGTCGAAATGGCAAAAGAAGCGGTGATGACAAAGAAAGCTTATGAACAATTCGAACGGTTGCGGATGAAAGAGGTAGAGAAATATGCTTGA
- the trpC gene encoding indole-3-glycerol phosphate synthase TrpC — MLEQIIATKRKEVEALTLPEPLRNVKRRSLSGALKKPNRSIGLIAEVKKASPSKGVIRPDFHPVAIAKAYEKAGADAISVLTDERYFQGHRSYLSDVKQAVQLPILRKDFIIDRMQIEESVRIGADAILLIGEALPAKTLYELYQEAYDKGLECLVEVHQRKTLESILEIFTPEIIGINNRDLHTFVTALETTGKVIPFVPAGSVVVSESGIATSSDLRTVKTYGANAVLVGESLMRKDDVEAAVYELFQEVDTIGRPS; from the coding sequence ATGCTTGAACAAATTATCGCGACGAAACGAAAAGAAGTGGAAGCACTGACATTGCCGGAGCCGTTGCGGAACGTAAAGCGCCGTTCGCTATCGGGGGCGCTGAAAAAGCCAAACCGCTCCATCGGTCTTATCGCTGAAGTGAAAAAGGCTTCCCCATCTAAAGGGGTGATTCGTCCGGATTTTCATCCTGTGGCGATCGCGAAAGCGTACGAAAAAGCGGGAGCGGATGCGATCAGCGTATTGACGGATGAACGGTATTTCCAAGGGCATCGCAGTTATTTGAGCGATGTGAAACAAGCGGTGCAGCTTCCGATTTTGCGCAAAGATTTTATTATCGATCGGATGCAAATTGAGGAGAGCGTGCGAATCGGAGCGGATGCGATTTTATTAATCGGCGAAGCGCTGCCGGCAAAAACGTTGTATGAGCTATATCAGGAGGCGTACGACAAAGGTTTGGAGTGTTTAGTCGAAGTGCACCAGCGCAAAACGTTGGAAAGCATTTTAGAGATTTTTACGCCGGAAATTATCGGCATTAACAACCGCGATTTGCATACGTTTGTCACCGCGTTGGAAACGACAGGCAAGGTCATCCCTTTCGTGCCGGCTGGGAGCGTGGTAGTCAGCGAAAGCGGTATCGCTACTTCTTCCGATTTGAGAACGGTGAAAACGTACGGCGCAAACGCGGTGCTTGTTGGGGAATCGCTGATGCGAAAAGACGATGTCGAAGCCGCGGTTTACGAACTATTCCAGGAGGTCGATACGATTGGCCGTCCGTCTTAA